A single Phragmites australis chromosome 4, lpPhrAust1.1, whole genome shotgun sequence DNA region contains:
- the LOC133914059 gene encoding uncharacterized protein LOC133914059, with product MFLTFNSLLKGLLSVVNQLFPMAEHRMCARHIYANWRKRHRLQEYQKRFWKIARASNVMLFNHYKNKLASITPVGWEDLNKTDPIHWCRAWFRLGSNCESIDNNMSESFNSWIIEARFKPIITMLEDIRIQVTRRIQENRSNSERWIMAICPNILRKVRKIRHATQFCHVLWNGDAGFEIREKKWRFTVDLKMKTCSCRYWQVSGIPCQHACAALFKMSEEPNSYIDMCFSIEQYKKTYQHVLKPVEHESAWPVSPNPRPLPPRVKKMPGRPKKNRRKDPSEQKKSSTKSSKIGSNNKCRRCNSKGHNSRTCSMVFMCFSFFFIFIIAVIVFLS from the coding sequence ATGTTCCTAACATTTAATTCATTGTTGAAGGGCCTACTATCTGTAGTTAACCAGCTATTTCCAATGGCCGAGCATAGGATGTGTGCACGACATATTTATGCCAACTGGAGGAAAAGACATAGGCTACAGGAGTACCAAAAGAGATTTTGGAAAATTGCAAGGGCATCAAATGTGATGTTGTTTAATCACTACAAGAACAAGTTAGCTAGCATAACCCCTGTAGGATGGGAGGATTTGAACAAAACAGATCCTATCCATTGGTGCAGAGCTTGGTTCAGGCTTGGATCCAATTGTGAATCAATTGATAACAATATGAGTGAATCATTCAATAGCTGGATTATAGAAGCAAGGTTCAAACCTATCATAACCATGCTAGAAGATATAAGGATCCAGGTGACCAGAAGGATCCAAGAGAATAGGAGCAATAGTGAGAGGTGGATAATGGCTATATGTCCCAACATTCTAAGAAAGGTTAGAAAGATAAGGCATGCTACCCAATTTTGTCATGTCTTATGGAATGGTGATGCTGGTTTTGAAATAAGGGAGAAAAAATGGAGGTTCACAGTTGATCTGAAAATGAAGACATGCTCCTGCAGATATTGGCAAGTTTCTGGTATTCCTTGTCAACATGCTTGTGCTGCCCTGTTCAAGATGTCAGAAGAGCCAAACAGCTACATAGATATGTGTTTCTCTATTGAGCAATACAAAAAGACATATCAGCATGTTCTGAAACCAGTTGAGCACGAGTCAGCATGGCCTGTGTCTCCAAATCCTAGACCTTTACCTCCAAGAGTGAAGAAGATGCCAGGTCGACCAAAGAAAAATAGAAGGAAGGATCCTTCAGAACAAAAGAAATCGAGCACTAAGTCATCTAAGATTGGAAGTAATAACAAATGTAGACGTTGCAATAGCAAGGGTCACAACTCAAGGACATGCTCAATGGTGTTTATGTGTTTCagtttctttttcatttttattattGCTGTAATTGTTTTCTTATCTTGA
- the LOC133915097 gene encoding non-specific phospholipase C1-like produces MADANAGRRRGDAPLLVALLLLALVVSGHCLDAHHRGLKRRRRKHEIHSPIKTVVVVVMENRSFDHILGWLRRARPDIDGLTGRESNHLNASDPSSPEIFVTDEAGYVDSDPGHGFEDIREQIFGSADTSAVPPPMSGFAQNARGMGLGMPQNVMSGFKPDSVPVYTALADEFAVFDRWFASVPTSTQPNRLFVHSATSHGLTFNARKDLIHGFPQKTIFDSLEENGLSFGIYYQNIPATLFYQSLRRLKHLVKFHQYSLKFKLHAKWGKLPNYAVIEQRYFDCEMFPANDDHPSHDVARGQRFVKEVYETLRASPQWNETALIITYDEHGGFYDHVPTPVVGVPQPDGIVGPDPYYFKFDRLGVRVPTFVISPWIEKGAVIHEPNGPQDTSQYEHSSIPATVKKLFNLHSNFLTKRDAWAGTFENYFKIRKTPRTDCPEKLPEVTKSLRPFGPKEDSSLSEFQVELIQLASQLNGDHVLNTYPDIGRTMTVGEANRYAEDAVARFLEAGRVALRAGANESALVTMRPALTSRASMSSGFSSEL; encoded by the exons ATGGCCGACGCCAACGCGGGCAGACGCCGCGGCGACGCGCCCCTCCTCGTGGCGCTCCTCCTGCTGGCGCTGGTCGTCTCCGGCCACTGCCTGGACGCGCACCACCGTGGGCTGAAGCGGCGGCGCCGGAAGCACGAGATCCACTCGCCGATCAagacggtggtggtggtggtgatggagaACCGCAGCTTCGACCACATCCTCGGCTGGCTCCGCCGCGCTCGCCCCGACATCGACGGCCTCACCGGCCGCGAGTCCAACCACCTCAACGCCTCCGACCCCTCTTCCCCGGAGATCTTCGTCACCGACGAGGCCGGATACGTCGACTCTGATCCTGGCCACGGCTTCGAGGACATCCGCGAGCAGATCTTTGGCTCCGCCGATACATCCGCCGTGCCGCCCCCCATGTCCGGCTTCGCCCAGAACGCCCGCGGCATGGGCCTCGGCATGCCACAGAACGTTATGAGCGGATTCAAGCCCGATTCCGTCCCCGTGTACACCGCCCTCGCCGACGAGTTCGCCGTGTTCGACCGGTGGTTCGCGTCCGTGCCCACCTCCACGCAGCCCAACCGCCTGTTTGTCCACTCGGCGACCTCCCATGGCCTAACCTTCAACGCCCGCAAGGACCTCATCCATGGCTTCCCGCAAAAGACCATCTTTGACAGCCTCGAGGAGAACGGCTTGTCCTTTGGCATCTACTACCAGAACATCCCGGCCACGCTCTTCTACCAGAGCCTTCGCCGCCTCAAGCACCTCGTCAAGTTCCACCAGTACAGCCTCAAGTTCAAGCTGCACGCCAAGTGGGGGAAGCTGCCCAATTACGCGGTGATTGAGCAGAGGTACTTCGATTGCGAGATGTTTCCCGCCAACGATGACCATCCTTCGCATGATGTGGCAAGGGGGCAGAGGTTCGTCAAAGAGGTGTACGAGACACTGAGGGCCAGTCCACAGTGGAACGAGACGGCCCTGATTATCACATATGATGAGCATGGTGGATTCTATGACCATGTCCCTACTCCGGTTGTCGGAGTGCCCCAGCCTGATGGGATTGTCGGGCCTGATCCATACTACTTCAAGTTCGATCGCCTTGGGGTGCGCGTGCCCACCTTTGTCATCTCGCCATGGATCGAGAAGGGTGCTG TGATCCATGAACCAAATGGTCCACAGGACACCTCACAATATGAGCATTCGTCTATTCCTGCAACAGTAAAGAAGCTATTTAATTTACATTCTAACTTTCTGACAAAGAGGGACGCATGGGCTGGGACCTTTGAGAACTACTTCAAAATCCGGAAGACACCAAGAACTGATTGTCCAG AGAAACTTCCAGAGGTCACAAAGTCACTGCGTCCATTTGGCCCTAAGGAAGATTCATCCCTCTCAGAGTTTCAAGTGGAGTTGATCCAACTTGCTTCTCAGCTCAATGGTGACCATGTACTCAACACCTACCCAGATATTGGCAGGACCATGACCGTAGGGGAAGCAAACCGCTATGCAGAGGATGCTGTCGCCAGATTCCTGGAAGCTGGTAGGGTTGCTCTAAGAGCTGGTGCAAATGAATCTGCTTTGGTGACTATGAGGCCTGCTCTCACCAGCAGAGCCTCAATGTCCTCTGGTTTTTCATCTGAGCTCTAA